From the Leguminivora glycinivorella isolate SPB_JAAS2020 chromosome 15, LegGlyc_1.1, whole genome shotgun sequence genome, one window contains:
- the LOC125234032 gene encoding collagen and calcium-binding EGF domain-containing protein 1-like isoform X2 has protein sequence MECIRLHLHCCETYRHVAGRCIPNDVQPCSLNLCEQACEERGERLWCSCHAGYRFHEENYRRRTQPYCVDIDECVHNKGGCEYRCVNDPGGFHCECPSGQNLAGDGRSCARPIVMPMTLPEPLPLIRASSRCYAPCDSVSWLSRKVRSLTDQLHSTQAALKKIMEHPLFKEDADQFSEGSYTYRVLDATAPLEGGYCKCERGPRGPPGAPGVEGPKGDAGARGPRGARGPKGSMDLMLLLLADIRHDINNLETRVYKEGEHPERFDLQKAWRWQRKQERLEKERKTDQELEAYTVPPVITTKGPVEISPNGVTGEIAHDCETESTTDMVKGEKDPTDLPMTFPDMDEKLLEFHLLANSTHPGDEDLDTDYDYSFY, from the exons CAGGCGTGTGAAGAACGCGGGGAGAGGCTGTGGTGCTCGTGCCACGCGGGGTACCGGTTCCATGAAGAGAACTATCGGCGAAGGACGCAGCCGTATTGTGTTG ACATAGATGAATGCGTTCACAACAAAGGCGGCTGCGAGTATCGCTGCGTGAATGACCCGGGCGGGTTCCACTGCGAGTGCCCCTCCGGTCAAAATCTGGCTGGCGACGGGAGGAGCTGCGCGCGCCCTATTGTTATGCCTATGACG TTGCCAGAACCGCTGCCCCTCATTCGTGCATCGTCCCGGTGCTACGCCCCATGTGACTCCGTATCCTGGCTGTCGCGGAAAGTCCGATCTCTCACTGACCAGCTGCACTCCACGCAGGCCGCCTTGAAGAAGATCATGGAACATCCACTTTTCAAAGAAG ATGCTGACCAGTTTTCTGAAGGCTCTTACACATACAGAGTACTTGATGCTACTGCCCCGTTAGAGGGGGGATACTGCAAATGCGAGAGAGGGCCCAGA GGTCCTCCTGGTGCTCCAGGGGTCGAAGGTCCAAAAGGCGACGCCGGCGCCAGAGGACCCAGGGGCGCCCGTGGTCCCAAGGGCTCCATGGACTTGATGCTTCTGTTGCTGGCCGACATTAGACATGACATCAACAACCTGGAGACTAGAGTGTACAAGGAAGGCGAACA TCCAGAGCGGTTCGACCTGCAGAAGGCGTGGCGATGGCAGCGCAAACAAGAAAGATTGGAGAAGGAACGCAAGACCGATCAAGAGTTAGAAGCTTACACGGTTCCACCAGTCATTACTACAAAGGGGCCCGTTGAAATCTCGCCAAATG GAGTAACCGGCGAAATCGCTCACGACTGCGAGACAGAAAGCACCACAGACATGGTTAAGGGAGAGAAGGACCCCACAGACCTGCCCATGACCTTCCCCGATATGGACGAGAAGCTGCTGGAGTTCCACCTGCTGGCCAACTCCACGCACCCGGGGGACGAGGATCTGGACACCGACTATGACTACAGCTTTTACTGA